In a single window of the Canis lupus dingo isolate Sandy chromosome 18, ASM325472v2, whole genome shotgun sequence genome:
- the BRSK2 gene encoding serine/threonine-protein kinase BRSK2 isoform X6: MKVEREIAILKLIEHPHVLKLHDVYENKKYLYLVLEHVSGGELFDYLVKKGRLTPKEARKFFRQIISALDFCHSHSICHRDLKPENLLLDEKNNIRIADFGMASLQVGDSLLETSCGSPHYACPEVIRGEKYDGRKADVWSCGVILFALLVGALPFDDDNLRQLLEKVKRGVFHMPHFIPPDCQSLLRGMIEVDAARRLTLEHIQKHIWYIGGKNEPEPEQPIPRKVQIRSLPSLEDIDPDVLDSMHSLGCFRDRNKLLQDLLSEEENQEKMIYFLLLDRKERYPSHEDEDLPPRNEIDPPRKRVDSPMLNRHGKRRPERKSMEVLSVTDGGSPVPARRAIEMAQHGQSKAMFSKSLDIAEAHPQFSKEDRSRSISGASSGLSTSPLSSPRVTPHPSPRGSPLPTPKGTPVHTPKESPAGTPNPTPPSSPSVGGVPWRTRLNSIKNSFLGSPRFHRRKLQVPTPEEMSNLTPESSPELAKKSWFGNFINLEKEEQIFVVIKDKPLSSIKADIVHAFLSIPSLSHSVISQTSFRAEYKATGGPAVFQKPVKFQVDITYTEGGAAQKENGIYSVTFTLLSGPSRRFKRVVETIQTQLLSTHDQPSAQHLSDTTNCMEMMTGRLSKCGSPLSNFFDVIKQLFSDEKNGQAAQAPSTPAKRSAPGPLGDSAAAGPGPGGDAERPTAQDAARTGPPAARREQP; the protein is encoded by the exons ATGAAG GTGGAGCGGGAGATCGCCATCCTGAAGCTCATCGAGCACCCTCACGTTCTAAAGCTGCACGatgtttatgaaaacaaaaaatattt ATACCTGGTGCTAGAACACGTGTCTGGTGGGGAGCTCTTCGACTACCTGGTCAAGAAGGGGAGGCTGACCCCCAAAGAGGCCCGGAAGTTCTTCCGGCAGATCATCTCTGCGCTAGACTTCTGCCACAGTCACTCCATATG CCACAGGGATCTGAAGCCGGAAAACCTCCTACTGGATGAGAAAAACAACATCCGGATCGCCGACTTCGGCATGGCGTCGCTGCAGGTTGGCGACAGTCTGCTGGAGACCAGCTGCGG ATCTCCCCACTACGCCTGCCCCGAGGTGATCCGG GGGGAGAAGTACGATGGCCGCAAGGCAGACGTGTGGAGCTGCGGTGTGATCCTGTTCGCCCTGCTGGTG GGGGCTCTGCCCTTCGATGATGACAACCTGAGGCAGCTGCTGGAGAAGGTGAAGCGGGGCGTGTTCCACATGCCGCACTTCATCCCGCCCGACTGCCAGAGCCTGCTGCGCGGCATGATCGAGGTGGATGCGGCCCGGCGCCTCACG CTAGAGCACATTCAGAAACACATATGGTATAT AGGAGGCAAGAACGAGCCGGAGCCAGAGCAGCCCATCCCCCGCAAGGTGCAGATCCGCTCGCTGCCCAGCCTGGAGGACATCGACCCCGACGTGCTGGACAGCATGCACTCGCTGGGCTGCTTCCGAGATCGCAACAAGCTGCTGCAGGACCTGCTGTCCGAGGA GGAAAACCAGGAGAAGatgatttatttccttctcctggACCGGAAAGAAAGGTACCCGAGTCACGAGGACGAAGACCTGCCCCCCAGAAATGAAATAG ACCCTCCCCGGAAGCGTGTGGACTCCCCGATGCTGAACCGGCACGGCAAGCGGCGGCCCGAACGCAAGTCCATGGAGGTGCTCAGCGTGACAGATGGCGGCTCCCCGGTGCCCGCGCGGAGGGCCATCGAGATGGCCCAGCATGGCCAGAG TAAAGCAATGTTCAGTAAAAGCCTGGATATCGCTGAAGCCCACCCCCAATTCAGCAAAGAAGACAG GTCCAGGTCCATCAGTGGCGCCTCCTCCGGCCTGTCCACCAGCCCGCTGAGCAGCCCCCGG GTGACCCCTCACCCCTCTCCAAGGGGtagtcccctccccacccctaagGGGACGCCCGTGCACACGCCCAAGGAGAGCCCGGCAGGCACGCCCAACCCCACGCCACCATCCAGCCCCAGCGTCGGAGGGGTGCCCTGGAGGACGCGGCTGAACTCCATCAAGAACAGTTTCCTGGGGTCACCCCGCTTCCACCGCCGGAAACTACAGG TTCCAACACCCGAGGAGATGTCCAACTTGACTCCGGAGTCGTCTCCAGA GCTTGCCAAGAAGTCCTGGTTTGGGAACTTCATCAacctggagaaggaggagcagatcTTCGTGGTGATCAAGGACAAGCCCCTGAGCTCCATCAAAGCCGACATCGTTCACGCCTTCCTGTCG ATCCCCAGCCTCAGCCACAGCGTCATCTCCCAGACAAGCTTCCGGGCGGAGTACAAGGCGACGGGGGGCCCGGCAGTGTTCCAGAAGCCCGTGAAGTTCCAGGTGGACATCACCTACACCGAGGGCGGAGCGGCACAGAAGGAGAATGGCATCTATTCCGTCACGTTCACGCTCCTGTCAG gccccagccgCCGCTTCAAGAGGGTCGTGGAGACCATTCAGACCCAGCTACTGAGCACACACGACCAGCCCTCCGCCCAGCATTTGTCAG ACACCACTAACTGTATGGAAATGATGACGGGGAGGCTTTCCAAATGTG GCAGCCCATTGAGTAACTTCTTTGACGTAATTAAACAACTTTTTTCAGACGAGAAGAACGGGCAGGCGGCCCAGGCCCCCAGCACGCCCGCCAAGCGGAGCGCCCCCGGCCCCCTCGGTGACTCCGCGGCCGCTGGCCCCGGCCCTGGAGGGGACGCCGAGCGCCCGACGGCCCAGGACGCGGCCAGGAcggggccgcccgccgcccgccgcgagCAGCCttag
- the BRSK2 gene encoding serine/threonine-protein kinase BRSK2 isoform X9 — MFMKTKNICRYLVLEHVSGGELFDYLVKKGRLTPKEARKFFRQIISALDFCHSHSICHRDLKPENLLLDEKNNIRIADFGMASLQVGDSLLETSCGSPHYACPEVIRGEKYDGRKADVWSCGVILFALLVGALPFDDDNLRQLLEKVKRGVFHMPHFIPPDCQSLLRGMIEVDAARRLTLEHIQKHIWYIGGKNEPEPEQPIPRKVQIRSLPSLEDIDPDVLDSMHSLGCFRDRNKLLQDLLSEEENQEKMIYFLLLDRKERYPSHEDEDLPPRNEIDPPRKRVDSPMLNRHGKRRPERKSMEVLSVTDGGSPVPARRAIEMAQHGQSKAMFSKSLDIAEAHPQFSKEDRSRSISGASSGLSTSPLSSPRVTPHPSPRGSPLPTPKGTPVHTPKESPAGTPNPTPPSSPSVGGVPWRTRLNSIKNSFLGSPRFHRRKLQVPTPEEMSNLTPESSPELAKKSWFGNFINLEKEEQIFVVIKDKPLSSIKADIVHAFLSIPSLSHSVISQTSFRAEYKATGGPAVFQKPVKFQVDITYTEGGAAQKENGIYSVTFTLLSGPSRRFKRVVETIQTQLLSTHDQPSAQHLSDTTNCMEMMTGRLSKCGSPLSNFFDVIKQLFSDEKNGQAAQAPSTPAKRSAPGPLGDSAAAGPGPGGDAERPTAQDAARTGPPAARREQP; from the exons atgtttatgaaaacaaaaaatatttgtag ATACCTGGTGCTAGAACACGTGTCTGGTGGGGAGCTCTTCGACTACCTGGTCAAGAAGGGGAGGCTGACCCCCAAAGAGGCCCGGAAGTTCTTCCGGCAGATCATCTCTGCGCTAGACTTCTGCCACAGTCACTCCATATG CCACAGGGATCTGAAGCCGGAAAACCTCCTACTGGATGAGAAAAACAACATCCGGATCGCCGACTTCGGCATGGCGTCGCTGCAGGTTGGCGACAGTCTGCTGGAGACCAGCTGCGG ATCTCCCCACTACGCCTGCCCCGAGGTGATCCGG GGGGAGAAGTACGATGGCCGCAAGGCAGACGTGTGGAGCTGCGGTGTGATCCTGTTCGCCCTGCTGGTG GGGGCTCTGCCCTTCGATGATGACAACCTGAGGCAGCTGCTGGAGAAGGTGAAGCGGGGCGTGTTCCACATGCCGCACTTCATCCCGCCCGACTGCCAGAGCCTGCTGCGCGGCATGATCGAGGTGGATGCGGCCCGGCGCCTCACG CTAGAGCACATTCAGAAACACATATGGTATAT AGGAGGCAAGAACGAGCCGGAGCCAGAGCAGCCCATCCCCCGCAAGGTGCAGATCCGCTCGCTGCCCAGCCTGGAGGACATCGACCCCGACGTGCTGGACAGCATGCACTCGCTGGGCTGCTTCCGAGATCGCAACAAGCTGCTGCAGGACCTGCTGTCCGAGGA GGAAAACCAGGAGAAGatgatttatttccttctcctggACCGGAAAGAAAGGTACCCGAGTCACGAGGACGAAGACCTGCCCCCCAGAAATGAAATAG ACCCTCCCCGGAAGCGTGTGGACTCCCCGATGCTGAACCGGCACGGCAAGCGGCGGCCCGAACGCAAGTCCATGGAGGTGCTCAGCGTGACAGATGGCGGCTCCCCGGTGCCCGCGCGGAGGGCCATCGAGATGGCCCAGCATGGCCAGAG TAAAGCAATGTTCAGTAAAAGCCTGGATATCGCTGAAGCCCACCCCCAATTCAGCAAAGAAGACAG GTCCAGGTCCATCAGTGGCGCCTCCTCCGGCCTGTCCACCAGCCCGCTGAGCAGCCCCCGG GTGACCCCTCACCCCTCTCCAAGGGGtagtcccctccccacccctaagGGGACGCCCGTGCACACGCCCAAGGAGAGCCCGGCAGGCACGCCCAACCCCACGCCACCATCCAGCCCCAGCGTCGGAGGGGTGCCCTGGAGGACGCGGCTGAACTCCATCAAGAACAGTTTCCTGGGGTCACCCCGCTTCCACCGCCGGAAACTACAGG TTCCAACACCCGAGGAGATGTCCAACTTGACTCCGGAGTCGTCTCCAGA GCTTGCCAAGAAGTCCTGGTTTGGGAACTTCATCAacctggagaaggaggagcagatcTTCGTGGTGATCAAGGACAAGCCCCTGAGCTCCATCAAAGCCGACATCGTTCACGCCTTCCTGTCG ATCCCCAGCCTCAGCCACAGCGTCATCTCCCAGACAAGCTTCCGGGCGGAGTACAAGGCGACGGGGGGCCCGGCAGTGTTCCAGAAGCCCGTGAAGTTCCAGGTGGACATCACCTACACCGAGGGCGGAGCGGCACAGAAGGAGAATGGCATCTATTCCGTCACGTTCACGCTCCTGTCAG gccccagccgCCGCTTCAAGAGGGTCGTGGAGACCATTCAGACCCAGCTACTGAGCACACACGACCAGCCCTCCGCCCAGCATTTGTCAG ACACCACTAACTGTATGGAAATGATGACGGGGAGGCTTTCCAAATGTG GCAGCCCATTGAGTAACTTCTTTGACGTAATTAAACAACTTTTTTCAGACGAGAAGAACGGGCAGGCGGCCCAGGCCCCCAGCACGCCCGCCAAGCGGAGCGCCCCCGGCCCCCTCGGTGACTCCGCGGCCGCTGGCCCCGGCCCTGGAGGGGACGCCGAGCGCCCGACGGCCCAGGACGCGGCCAGGAcggggccgcccgccgcccgccgcgagCAGCCttag